AAAGCtgactaaaattaaattaaactattgcttttcaaaagaaaaaataaatactgtacatcatttgtaaaatgtattaaaatcctagtactattttaaatataaattcagcAATAAACCTTAAATACAACACAATATTCTTTCACAATAAATGACATAGTATATCGAAAAACTGAGAAGATGTTGTCAGAATATTTAAACGAGTATTTCTCCGAATCCAATATTTATGATACAGACCAAACAATAtctgttatattgctaactcaatacctaattgctaactaaaactaaataatagccattagatattcaaattaagggcctagatcatccaaccaagaaatatcaatacgataaaaaaaaacgtcaataaagctataggattaatttcataaaatatcaataagggtattaatgtcaattaactacatgtttagttataactaacttttaaaagaaatcccaaaactttaaattcatataacatatatcaaattaaagataattttataaggattccaacgatatcatatatgcatatgttccgacgtcaaaatttgaaaaaaaattcaaaaatttttcaattttttcgtaaagcagaaatgtcaacaaactatataaaatatgtcaatataatacatgtagaatgtcaatataagcaatgagttaacattcttaaagcatcgtgttgacattctcaaagcattgtgttgatatttccgaaacactatattgacattttcatctaaaaccctaatttgacgttttttttttatctttttttattttattaataaaaacgaaaattacacgtggcaaattgtagaccatacgttttctaaaatcctatgactttaaattaattatagttagcaattaaatgatgagttagcaattcatcactcccctatatactatatataattatttgtcCAAATCCATTTACatataaaacaagaaaaaatcaataagGGGTCCCACGTTTGCCAACTCTCTCCTCCCTCATCTTTCACACGCtctgcaaaaaaaaacaatcttgGAATTCTCCACGCAAGCACAGGTAAGGGGCGGCCATGGTGGATATTGGGTCCGGCACCGGCCAAGCCCTCACTGGAGCAGTGGCTTGGTCTGTGCTAGGTCCGTCCCCGGGGCCAATGCTACATGATGAAGCATTTCAAAGGTACTCCATATACTAAGTGATGAAAGGATAGTAGCTCTTAAGGTACACCCAGCTCATTTATTAGACAGATATCGACCAACATGACTATTTAGTTATTAATATCTACGTATAAAAATTGTTGTAGACcatacaaaaataaagagCATACGGTAAGGTAAGtagtatagtactagtacttgCATTGAATGCCGTGGGATCATGACAAAATCCTAGAAAGttataaaaattgttgtagaccatacaaaaataaagagCATACGGTAAGGTAAGtagtatagtactagtacttgCATTGAATGCCGTGGGATCATGACAAAATCCTAGAAAGTTAGAAACTACTGTCCTAAAATTTGTCTCGCTTTGATcctacacaaattttaaaaaaggtaatggaaaagtgagttgaaaaagttatggATTGttagtcttatttttatatattaattttataataaaatgtgagtaggaatgagttaggtgATAAACTCATGTTTTAGTCGGTTTAATTGGTCTGTTGAAGTGTTTAATGTCAAGTTTGATGCTTGAATTGTTTATTTCCAGCCAATTATTCTATCTTTTGGagttttatgtgtttgttcGGTATTTTAGGAGAAAATGGATGGAAAAGGATTAAAATGCGTCCGTGGGGCATAATTTTGctacacccgaccgggtggaTTTCATATGTAAAAATTCTACCCAGCCGGGTATCATGAAGACAGCATGATGAGTCCAGAAAGTGGTCTGAAATGGTCACCTGGCTGGGTGGATTTACAACACAAAAATTCTACCCGGCCGAGTACGTCAGTCTGACGCGTCTGAATGCTGAAAACGCGATTTTTGAAGtgaaaaaatgagaagaaaaggCTAGGGTTGGATTCCACGAGAATCATTCTACACCCACCGCCTCCATCAGTCATACACACCCCCAAGAAcactttgagagagagaattgaagattgaagactccaGATCGGAGGATTGAAGACTTCATTCCATAGATTCGTTCCACAGGAGTTCTTAGTATCTAtctttcatgtttttgttCGGATTCTTTGTGTTAAACTTAGTTTTCtccatgaacatgagtagctaaacgcctttttgtagaattcttggtgaagatgcattaatttcatagtttttatccaattaattttgttcttgcattgctcttgtagttatttgattattttttagtttattcctttcaattgcttgatcaccacttgattgtgtaggattaattagattaaccgggagatgaaataattaatctggaaataagaataattcacaccttaatacAATAAAACTCGCGAGAGTTGAGATTTTGAGTGAGGTCCTTGACCTAATCGAGCTTTTGCGAGTTAGgggttttaggattagaaggggacttcaatcctagcacctaatCTGCAAGTTTCTCATCTCgagagggggtttaatctataattgtggtcgacttagtaattctagagacaccaaaaggtaagacaatttgattggataagagcttggaattgtgcatcggatccttgagttctacaattttctccatattatcttttcactccgtgtttacttgcttttgcttgtttatttgcttattatatgcttttattaGTGTTAGGAAAAAAACCAAACCTTTTCcgattctctagatagtaatcaacgtttgttcATGGTAGTTAAGTTTATACGaatttgtctctgtgggatacgatactcttgttTGCTAATTGCTATACTAGCCccgtatacttgcaggtatcacttgtgttaaaataagtcgcgtcaagtttttggcgtcGTTGCCGGGGAAAATTTTGTGTCGTTAGAGCTTAATATCGTGATAATAATTGAGATTACTAGTCTAGATTTTATGTGCTTCTCTAATCTTTGTGTTTCCTTTGGGTAGGTTGTATGCACACGCCTTCTAAAGGTCCACCTTTAGAGCCAATCGATCTTGAGATCGAAGCATCCAATAGGAAGAGGAACGCACAGAGGAGGTTAAACCAAAGGATTCAGGTATCTTCACCCGTTCATAAGCGTCTACCTTCTCATATCAGAGAACTCCGTCACCTAGTCCATCTCCACTTCCATCTCCCATACAGTACGAGCCGCGGTCTCCAATCCTAATGGTGAACGAGGAgaacaacaattttgaaaacaacAATGAAGACAACGAGGAGAACAACAATAATGAGGATCCCGTTATTCGTCAACTCCGTGAGCATCCAACAGGAAGAGGAACGCACAGAGGAGGTTAAATCAAAGGATTCGGGTATCTTCACCCGTTCATAAGCGTCTACCTTCTCATATCAGAGAACAACAATAATGAGGATCCCGTTATTCGTCAACTCCGTGAGCAGATGGCCAACATGCAGAGGCAGTTGGATGAGCAGAACGCGAGACCACCAGTTCAGCCCGTGCAGAATCTGTATGCATATAGACGAGTTGCTAATCCACCAATCAATTATGCCGGGATTGCGGCCAACAACTTTGAGTTAAAGCCGGGATTGATAAACAGGGTAGAAGCATATGCATTTGGTGGAACAGGTTCGGAAGATGCCAACAAGCACTTGACCAAGTTCATACAAATCGGCAACACCGTGAAGGCTAATGGGGTCTCCAATGACCAGATTCGCCTCAGAttgttccatttttctttgaaGGATGATGCCAGGGATTGGTACGACAACATGGATCATAACTCGGTCACTACTTGAGATGCGATGGTTGAGCTCTTCTTGGATAAATACTACCCACCGAGCGAGGCACTCAAGCGCCAAGCTGAAGTCATCTCTTATGCAATGCATCCTCAGGAGAATACTCACGAGGCATAGAAGAGATTCAAATACCTGATGAAGAGATGCCCCAACCACGGGTTAAGCCCGGGGCAACAGATCGTAACTTTCCACGGGGGAGCCACTCTGGAGGCAATACGCGAGTTGAATATGAGGGCATGGGGGTCACTTCTTAAGTTGGCAGAAGACGATGCATTAGAGGTAATTGAGAGGATGGCCTCCAACGATGATGGGTGcaaagaatgagagaagaaaaacCTACAGGCTGGCGTCCGCATCGGATGTTGACAAGATGAACATGATGTCCAAGTAGCTGGATTTCTTGACTAGTAAGTTTGGCCATATTGTAACAGAGCCAACCGGGCTCGAAAGTGAAGAAGTGAATTACGTGCATCAAGGCGGAAACAATCGGAATTTCAACAACAACTACTGCCACAATCAAGGGGGTGGTAACTTCAACAACTTTGGGAATAAGGCACATCCCAACTTGTCTTATGGGAATCCTCACAATGCCCTCCAACCACCTCTGGGGTTTCAAGTATCGAATGGACAAGTCGTTGAGCCAAAAAAGAATGGGCTTGGAGATGTCTTGATGACGTTTATGAAGCAAACATGAGAAATTATGGCCAATTCTGATAAGAGACTGAAGCAGGTAGAGAGAGATGTGCAGAGCCTGGGTATTCACATGAAGAGCATCGATACTCAGATGAGCCAGATTTCACAGGCTGTGGGTTTTCAACATCAACCTGGCCAGTTTCCCTCACATACCATTGTCAATCCCAAGGACTGCAAGGATTGAAAAACCATCAATTTGAGGAATGGCAAAAGCTATAAAGGTCCAACCATGCTTGCAGAGAAGGAGAATATCTCGCAAGAAGAGGTAGTTGTAGAAGATGTAgtggaagaagaggaagagccAGTGGAGGAAGTACCGCCTCCCAAGGCAAACACTGTGATACCTGCACCCCCAGTCGAAGTTAAAATTCCATTCCCACAGCGTGTGCAGAAGAAGAAGCTAGATGATCAGTTCTCTAGATTTCTTGACATTTTCAGAAAGGTACACATCATCATTCCGTTGGTAGAGGCATTGCAGCAAATGTCTAGCTACGCCAAATTTCTGAAAGATGTTATCTCCAAGAAGAGGAGATGGGTGGAGCACGAGACCGTCAACTTGACGGAGAGCTGTAGTGCCATTATCCAAAAGAAATTGCCCGCTAAGATGAAAGATCCTAGAAGCTTCACTATATCGTGCATAGTGGGGGATAGCCAAGTGGGCAAGGCACTGTGTGACTTGGGAGCGAGCATTAATCTTATGACGTTCTCGTTCTTTCAAAAGCTGAAGATTGGGACACTGAGGCCCACCACCATCACACTCCAGATGGCCGACCGATCTGTGTCGTATCCGAGGGGGATTGTTGAAGATATACTCGTCACAATCAATGACTTCATCTTCCCTATGTACTTTGTGGTGCTTGATATGGAGGAAGACCGGAATGTTCCTCTTATACTGGGAAGACCTTTCCTAGCTACAGGGAAGGCAATGATCGATGTGCAGAAGGGAGAGCTCACACTCCGACTTAATGATGAAAGCGTCACATTCTCCATCTATAATGCAATGCAGAGGCACGATGATGAAGATGCATGGAGAGTGGAGCACTGCAACATGGTTGAAGTAGTCGATGACTGTGTGAAGGAGGTGGCCCAAGCCATATCGCCAGAAGATCAATTGGAGCGATGCTTATAGCAATCTATCTTCTCTCCTTactataatgatattaatgaGCCTAATAccaatttgttaaattttgtaGGTGCTCTTAATTCAACGGAGGAGGTCCCTAGGTTTCGACAGAAATTCTTACCGTTGAGGGATCCGAATGAAGAGGAGAAGAAGGAGGAAAAGAAAGAGGAGTTGAAGCCGTTGCCGTCACACCTTAAGTATGCATTTCTCGGGGAGAATGCTACTTACCCGGTAATTGTATCATCTTCACTCACGACTAATGAACTTGATAAATTGCTTAGAGTGCTTAGGAAGCATAGGGGTGCAATTGGGTGGTCTATCTCAGACCTTAAGGGGATAAGTCCTACGGTTTGCATGCAAAAAATTCTTCTAGAAGAGGGGTCTAAACCCAAAGCTCAAAACCAAAGGAGACTTAACCCGATAATGTAAGATGTGGTGAAGAAGGAGGTGCTTAAGTGGTTAGATGCCGGATTGTCTATGCTATCTCGGATAGTGATTGGGTAAGTCCCACCCAAGTGGTAGCTAAGAAGGGTGGGATGAAGGTAGTAAAAGGGGGAGATGATGAGATGACAGCCACTAGGTTGGTAACCTGGTGGAGAGTATGCATAGATTATAGAGCCCTTAATGCCGTGACTAGAAAAGGCCATTTCCCTCTCCCGTTCATTGACCAGATGCTAGATAGGTTGGCAGGGTATGAGTACTATTGCTTTCTAGATGACTACTCAGGATATAATCAGATCTTAATTGCCCAAGAGgatcaatataaatatgtcTTTACTTGTCCTTATGGTGTGTATGCTTTCAGGAGGATGTCATTTGGCCTTTGCAATGCCCCAACCACCTTTCAAAGGTGTATGATGTCCATCTTTCACGATATGGTGGAAGATAAAATGGAAGTCTTCATGGATGACTTCTCCGTCTTTGGTAGCTCCTTTGATAATTGTTTACGAAATCTAACTCGTGTTTTACAGAGATATGAAGAGACACACTTGGTGCTCAACTGGCAGAAGTGTCATTTTATGGTGAGAGATGGCATTGTGCTTGGGCACAAAATATCTGCAGGAGGACTTGAGGTGGACAGGGCCAAGATAGTGGCGATTGAGAAATTTCTACCACCATCCAATGAGAAGGCTATGAGGAGTTTCCTTGGTCACGCCGGGTTTTACAGGCGGTTTATTAAGGATTTCTCTAGAATTGCTAGGCCTTTATGCCATTTACTCGCTAAGGatgttaaatttgatttttccccTGAATGTTTGCAGGCATTCGAGACTTTGAAGAAGACGCTTGTGAGTGCACCCGTGCTTACCTCACCGGATTGGTCACAGCCGTTCGAGATCATGTGTGACGCAAGTGATGTGGTCGTGGGATCTGCTTTAGGACAAGAGACAAGATTTTCAGGGTGATCTACTATGCAACGCGCAggaaaattatactactaccaAGAAAGAGATGTTGGCGGTGGTGTATTCATTCGAAGAGTTCCGTCCCTATCTCATTGGGGCAAGGACTATTGTGTTCACAGACCATGCCGCCATCAGGGGGAGATGATGAGATGATGAGATGACAGCCACTAGGTTGGTAACCTGGTGGAGAGTATGCATAGATTATAGAGCCCTTAATGCCGTGACTAGAAAAGGCCATTTCCCTCTCCCGTTCATTGACCAGATGCTAGATAGGTTGGCAGGGTATGAGTACTATTGCTTTCTAGATGACTACTCAGGATATAATCAGATCTTAATTGCCCCAGAGgatcaatataaatatgtcTTTACTTGTCCTTATGGTGTGTATGCTTTCAGGAGGATGTCATTTGGCCTTTGCAATGCCCCAACCACCTTTCAAAGGTGTATGATGTCCATCTTTCACGATATGGTGGAAGATAAAATGGAAGTCTTCATGGATGACTTCTCCGTCTTTGGTAGCTCCTTTGATAATTGTTTACGAAATCTAACTCGTGTTTTACAGAGATATGAAGAGACACACTTGGTGCTCAACTGGCAGAAGTGTCATTTTATGGTGAGAGATGGCATTGTGCTTGGGCACAAAATATCTGCAGGAGGACTTGAGGTGGACAGGGCCAAGATAGTGGCGATTGAGAAATTTCTACCACCATCCAATGAGAAGGCTATGAGGAGTTTCCTTGGTCACGCCGGGTTTTACAGGCGGTTTATTAAGGATTTCTCTAGAATTGCTAGGCCTTTATGCCATTTACTCGCTAAGGatgttaaatttgatttttccccTGAATGTTTGCAGGCATTCGAGACTTTGAAGAAGACGCTTGTGAGTGCACCCGTGCTTACCTCACCGGATTGGTCACAGCCGTTCGAGATCATGTGTGACGCAAGTGATGTGGTCGTGGGATCTGCTTTAGGACAAGAGACAAGATTTTCAGGGTGATCTACTATGCAACGCGCAggaaaattatactactaccaAGAAAGAGATGTTGGCGGTGGTGTATTCATTCGAAGAGTTCCGTCCCTATCTCATTGGGGCAAGGACTATTGTGTTCACAGACCATGCCGCCATCAGGGGGAGATGATGAGATGATGAGATGACAGCCACTAGGTTGGTAACCTGGTGGAGAGTATGCATAGATTATAGAGCCCTTAATGCCGTGACTAGAAAAGGCCATTTCCCTCTCCCGTTCATTGACCAGATGCTAGATAGGTTGGCAGGGTATGAGTACTATTGCTTTCTAGATGACTACTCAGGATATAATCAGATCTTAATTGCCCCAGAGgatcaatataaatatgtcTTTACTTGTCCTTATGGTGTGTATGCTTTCAGGAGGATGTCATTTGGCCTTTGCAATGCCCCAACCACCTTTCAAAGGTGTATGATGTCCATCTTTCACGATATGGTGGAAGATAAAATGGAAGTCTTCATGGATGACTTCTCCGTCTTTGGTAGCTCCTTTGATAATTGTTTACGGAATCTAACTCGTGTTTTACAGAGATATGAAGAGACACACTTGGTGCTCAACTGGCAGAAGTGTCATTTTATGGTGAGAAATGGCATTGTGCTTGGGCACAAAATATCTGCAGGAGGACTTGAGGTGGACAGGGCCAAGATAGTGGCGATTGAGAAATTTCTACCACCATCCAATGAGAAGGCTATGAGGAGTTTCCTTGGTCACGCCGGGTTTTACAGGCGGTTTATTAAGGATTTCTCTAGAATTGCTAGGCCTTTATGCCATTTACTCGCTAAGGatgttaaatttgatttttccccTGAATGTTTGCAGGCATTCGAGACTTTGAAGAAGACGCTTGTGAGTGCACCCGTGCTTACCTCACCGGATTGGTCACAGCCGTTCGAGATCATGTGTGACGCAAGTGATGTGGTCGTGGGATCTGCTTTAGGACAAGAGACAAGATTTTCAGGGTGATCTACTATGCAACGCGCAggaaaattatactactaccaAGAAAGAGATGTTGGCGGTGGTGTATTCATTCGAAGAGTTCCGTCCCTATCTCATTGGGGCAAGGACTATTGTGTTCACAGACCATGCCGCCATCAGCCATCTTTTCGCCAAGGTGGATGCCAAGCCGAGATTGATATGGTGGGTCCTGCTTCTACAGGATTTTGATCTAGAGATTCAAGATAGGAAGGGATGTGAAAACGTGGTAGCTGACCACTTGTCGAGATTAGAGCATTGTTTTGAAGGGGTGAATTTGAAGGTTCCCATCAATGAAGAATTCCCCGACGAGCATCTCTTCTATCTCAAGGCTCATCCCTGTGGTTTGCATATATTGTGAACTTTTTGGTGGCGAAGATCATTCCGGAGGACTACAAGTCATATCAGAAGAAGAAGTTCTTCCACGACGTCAAGTTCTACTTTTGGAATGAGTTGTTCCTGTTTAGGCGATGTGCCGACATGGTGATACGAAGATGCGTTCTCGATGATGAATGAGAACATGTGATGAGGAAGTGTCACTCTAGTCCTAGTGGAGGACATTTTGAAGCTAACCGAACGGCGATGAAGGTGCTCCAATGTGGTCTCTATTGGCTGAGTATCTATGGAGATTGTCAAACCTTTGTACTCCATTGCAATGAGTGCCAAAGGACTGGCGGAGTTTCGAAGAAGAAAGAGATGCCCATGACTACTATTGTGGAGGTGGAGCTTTTTGATGTATGGGGGATCGATTTCATGGGACCCTTTCCACCTTCATCCGGGCATCAATACATACTCTTGGCGATCGACTACGTCTCGAGGTGGGTAGAGGCTATCCCCACTCACGCCAACTCCTCCAAGGTCGTGATTAGCTTCGTTCAGAAAAATATCTTCACAAGGTTTGGGGCTCCAAGAGCATTGATTATTGATGGAGGTCCCATTTCAAGAATAGGTGGCTCGAGCTCGAGTTGCAAAAATTTGGTGTCAAGCACCAAATCACCACCCCCTATCATCCTCAAGCAAATGGCCAAACGGAGTTGGCTAATAGAGAAATTAAGGGGATACTTGAGAATACGGTGAATGCTAATAGGAAGGATTGGTCGATGAAGCTTGATGATGTTCTTTGGGCATATAGGACGGCGTACAAGACGCCGATTGGCATGTAACCATATAAATTGGTGTTTGGCAAATCTTGCCATCTTCCGGTGGAGTTAGAGCACAAATCCTATTAGGCGGTGAAGCAATTCAACGTGAACTATTACAAGGGGGGGAGGGGGAAGGAGAGACAACTCCACCTAAACCTTCTCGATGAGTTTAGAAATGAGGCTTTCGAAAATTCCTCCATCTACAAGGAGCGCCTCAAGAGATATCATGACAAGTTGATAGAGAAGAGGTGATAAGGATCCATGTATTTCATGACCCATCTCCCAAGAAATTACCCATTGATGATTGATCTAAAGTATTTTTGTGAggctattttcaatttatcaacacaaggcaAAAGATAATAGATgatccaaccaacaaaaattgaatctaaacaagaaaGGATGGTAGATTAGGAATGAAAAGCATGTGTATAAAgatgagataaaagagttaTGACCATAGGACCTTGACCAAAAGGATGGAAACAACCCTAGGCAACTTTCAATAGCTCTATCACcccttggctccactactcaattGATACACcccattgatgcatacctctacttgaatcaatctatgaaattgaaacaagcaaccttcaaggaaggaattggatacattcctcaaagaggaaaaactcACAAAGGAGATATCTTAATCACAATCTTAtctagaatgaaaaatgaaggAAATCTCTCTGGAGGCTATGGAGACGAGATATTAGGCGGAAAGGAAAACGAAGGGGAAGCATACTGCTAAGCCCCAACAGAAGAAATCTCGCCCCGCAAGCACCACTGTGGTGATTAGCGAGCCGGAGGCGATCCGTGTACCATTTGCCCATCCAACTGAAGAAGAGGAGGCTGAGATACCAGCCGTGGAGGAGAGCCCTTTCGAAACAATGGAGGTCCTTGTAACCAAGAGGTTGTTGGAAGCGATGGTCCAGTTTGAGGACCCAAAGTTGCAGAAGGCATGTGATGGCCGCGCCACGAATGGGAAGTTGGCGAAATCCAGAAAAAAGCTGTGCCTCTCGGACCTAAGGGATCTGGGAGTAGAGAAGAAGTTCATCTCCTACTTCAAAAGCATCGGATTTGAGTGGCTTCTCAACCACAGCAACGCGGAGGTACCGGTGGCTCTTCACGTCCTTCAAATTCAAGCAATCTACAGATCTCGATGCAGACACAATCTCTTTCAGGCTGTTCAATGAGGAGATGGAGATGAGTATAAGGGAGTGGTCGTTGAGAATGGGGCTACTCACAcccgaggaggaggaagaaggagcGTGGAAGGAGAGAGTGATTGGCGCACCCAAGTATACAACATGCTTCGACGCTGAGGAGGCCTGGAGGATGGTTGCCCACAAGAAGGTGGCCAAATTCAAGACAAGTACATCGAAGGGGGTACACATCACTGACCCTGTACTCCGATTGGCACAAGTATATATCGGGTACAATCTCTTGGGTCAAGTGGGTGCAACTCTCACTACTCCAGAGATGTATTTCATGTGGTGTATGCTGAACAACGTGAAGGTCCACCTCGGGTACTAGACTGCCTATGCATGCCAAAGAGTCAGAACTCACTCCAACCGCCATCTCTACACGTGCAATTTGCTGGGAGCATACCTCCAGAGGAATGTATCAATGAAGATAGCCGACTCGGTCGCTAACCTGCCAATGTGTAGCGACCCAGGATACTTCGATCTCCCGTTCTTCTTCAATAAGGGATTGACGATAATGAAGGATGGCGTGCTGAGATTTTACGAAGTAGGGAAAGCTGATGGAGTGAAGATAAAGACCGAGAAggcagaagaagaaggtgatgaAAGAGTGGCAAATACAGGATGGCAGACAAGGATGGAGGAAACAATGTTGAAGCTGAGAGCAAATACGGTGCAGCAACAGGAGATCTTGCTGAAGCTGCACCAGGAGGCGGTAACATAGAGGGAGATGATGGCTGCGCAAGCTGACAAGATGGCCCAGGCCGTGGAGACAATGATGAAAATGGTCACCGTGGTTGACCAGAAGATTCTCCGGGCCCAGCAGCAGCGCATGCCCCCGAAGTTGCCCACAGAACTTAGGCAACTGACCCCGGGAATGACCCCAGAGAAGCCAGCCTCCAGGGTCCAGGGAATGCCAGCagaaaggaagaagaaggaaagTGAGACCACCACCAGTGTACCAGTGAAGAAGGATACCCCTAGGCCAGGGGAACAGAAGGCCAAGAAGGATGATGAACCAAAGCCAAGCCAGAAGAAAGTGAAGACGGTGCCCAAGAAGTCTGGTCCCACGGGGGACCAGAGCCAGAATTGACCCCCCCCCCCTAaccaagtaattttaaatttcagttttttttatgtctttttatgttttagttcTTTTTACAAAGCATGCCCGTTTATATGTGTCTGTGAATATTTGTGTTAtctttatgtatatatgtgttagctatcttctcccacttagcccgatgctcggtctaagtgtgagaagtttgtttttatatagcATGCTTTGGTATCTGTTAATTTGtgtatcttctcccacttagcccgatgctcggtctaagtgtgagaagtttgtttttataatatgtgttttgAGAGTCTGTTAAGTGCCGCACTAACTTAGCCCTGTTTTCCACTTCACCGAAAATGCTTGGGGACAAGCAtggtgaagtgggaggggggaAGAAGTTAGTGCAAGATTAGTGTCAAGTATATGTGTCTGTTtactaggtctaggagttagtAGTAGTCGTTTAGTAGGAAATTCGGTGTTCTGTGTTTATGCATAACTAGTAAATAGAAAGCAAAAGccccttagtgaaagtaattgaagagagaatgcaTGTCAACTTTGATGCCCATTtccttaataaatcaaaatccgTTTGGATGAAGTAAGGACGATAGAATATGCCTCGACTGatctagttgtgaagccctctataaaagtgagttataagccttaaacacTTCATACTAACACAAAATGAGAGGGCTGCCACTTGATGCTTAGGGAGAGAACttagaaggagaaaatttTGGTTATAGAAGTAACCTCTCGGACTTAGGGAAAGGGtactggaggtataagctggacgaagtccatgGTCTAAAAAGGAGGAATAAACTGGACAAGGTCcagatattaaaaaaaaaataataataataataaaataaaaatggagttataagctggacaaagtccagagaggaataagctggacgaagtccagagaggaaaggagaaaaaattataataagagCAAAGACAGGGGAACTCTCTGACCCGAGGCATCAGTGGTATAGCACTATAA
The nucleotide sequence above comes from Salvia hispanica cultivar TCC Black 2014 chromosome 5, UniMelb_Shisp_WGS_1.0, whole genome shotgun sequence. Encoded proteins:
- the LOC125189658 gene encoding uncharacterized protein LOC125189658, producing the protein MLAEKENISQEEVVVEDVVEEEEEPVEEVPPPKANTVIPAPPVEVKIPFPQRVQKKKLDDQFSRFLDIFRKVHIIIPLVEALQQMSSYAKFLKDVISKKRRWVEHETVNLTESCSAIIQKKLPAKMKDPRSFTISCIVGDSQVGKALCDLGASINLMTFSFFQKLKIGTLRPTTITLQMADRSVSYPRGIVEDILVTINDFIFPMYFVVLDMEEDRNVPLILGRPFLATGKAMIDVQKGELTLRLNDESVTFSIYNAMQRHDDEDAWRVEHCNMVEVVDDCALNSTEEVPRFRQKFLPLRDPNEEEKKEEKKEELKPLPSHLKYAFLGENATYPVIVSSSLTTNELDKLLRVLRKHRGAIGWSISDLKGISPTEDVIWPLQCPNHLSKVYDRYEETHLVLNWQKCHFMVRDGIVLGHKISAGGLEVDRAKIVAIEKFLPPSNEKAMRSFLGHAGFYRRFIKDFSRIARPLCHLLAKDVKFDFSPECLQAFETLKKTLVSAPVLTSPDWSQPFEIMCDASDVVVGSALGQETRFSG